A stretch of the Haloarcula ordinaria genome encodes the following:
- a CDS encoding DUF7550 family protein, translating into MADDHDDHHEESRPDYDPENVDLPERAPPLRSTAPQSDFTMSQVFTGAGVALLGLVITFGIAFAVV; encoded by the coding sequence ATGGCCGACGACCACGACGACCATCACGAGGAGTCACGCCCGGACTACGACCCCGAGAACGTCGACCTGCCCGAGCGGGCGCCGCCGCTGCGCTCTACGGCGCCACAGAGCGACTTCACGATGTCGCAGGTGTTCACCGGCGCCGGCGTCGCGCTCCTCGGCCTGGTCATCACCTTCGGCATCGCGTTCGCGGTGGTCTGA
- a CDS encoding DUF7344 domain-containing protein: MGSNDTLSKPRSLQESPVVETDARPTAVFDVGASELPTDAVFTLLKNERRRRVLEHLDQVGGPVALGTLAEEIAAQENGSTATSVGSTERKRVYVALYQCHLPKLADAGVVEYDRRGGRVELTDAAQDVLVMARRRPNPARPWHRYYGGVGSGAAFLFVANYLDLLPVQLAANVFSAAVVAALLVLSTVHGIASRRRSTDE, translated from the coding sequence ATGGGAAGTAATGACACGCTCAGCAAACCACGTAGCCTGCAGGAGTCTCCCGTCGTCGAGACGGACGCGCGGCCGACCGCAGTGTTCGACGTCGGCGCGTCAGAACTCCCGACCGATGCCGTCTTCACACTCCTGAAAAACGAGCGACGACGGCGGGTCCTCGAACATCTCGACCAGGTCGGCGGTCCAGTCGCCCTCGGGACGCTCGCCGAGGAGATCGCCGCCCAGGAGAACGGGTCGACGGCGACCTCGGTCGGGTCTACAGAGCGAAAACGGGTCTACGTCGCGCTCTACCAGTGTCACCTGCCGAAGCTGGCCGATGCCGGCGTCGTCGAGTACGACCGCCGCGGCGGTCGGGTCGAGTTGACCGACGCCGCGCAGGACGTCCTCGTGATGGCTCGACGCCGGCCGAATCCGGCCCGCCCCTGGCACAGGTACTACGGCGGCGTCGGGAGCGGGGCGGCGTTCCTGTTCGTCGCGAACTACCTCGATCTCCTGCCGGTCCAGCTGGCGGCAAACGTCTTCAGCGCGGCCGTCGTCGCCGCCCTGCTCGTCCTCTCGACGGTCCACGGAATCGCCTCGCGGCGCCGGTCGACTGACGAGTGA
- the hisF gene encoding imidazole glycerol phosphate synthase subunit HisF — protein MTLTKRIIPCIDVDVDENGEAAVYTGVNFEDLEYTGDPVEMAKAYNESGADEFVFLDITASAEGRETMLETVSAVADEVFIPLTVGGGIRTKDDIKETLRAGADKVSINSGAIARPELIEEGAAAFGSQCIVISLDARRRFDDEGDHYVEVDGDQCWFECTVKGGREGTGIDAVAWAIEAEERGAGEIFVNSIDADGTKDGYDIPLMTAVCDAVSTPVIASSGCGSPADMEEVFVEAGADAGLAASIFHFGEYSIAETKAYLDSKGIPVRL, from the coding sequence ATGACGCTGACCAAGAGAATCATCCCCTGTATCGACGTCGACGTCGACGAGAACGGGGAGGCGGCGGTGTACACCGGGGTCAACTTCGAGGACCTGGAGTACACCGGCGACCCGGTCGAGATGGCCAAGGCCTACAACGAGTCGGGGGCCGACGAGTTCGTCTTCCTCGACATCACCGCCTCAGCGGAGGGGCGCGAGACGATGCTCGAGACGGTCTCGGCGGTCGCCGACGAGGTGTTCATCCCGCTGACCGTCGGCGGCGGCATCCGGACCAAGGACGACATCAAGGAGACGCTCCGAGCCGGCGCGGACAAGGTCTCTATCAACTCCGGGGCCATCGCCAGGCCGGAACTCATCGAGGAGGGCGCGGCGGCCTTCGGGAGCCAATGCATCGTCATCTCGCTCGACGCCCGCCGCCGCTTCGACGACGAGGGCGACCACTACGTCGAGGTCGACGGGGACCAGTGCTGGTTCGAGTGTACAGTGAAGGGGGGCCGCGAGGGCACCGGCATCGACGCCGTTGCCTGGGCCATCGAGGCCGAAGAGCGTGGGGCAGGCGAGATATTCGTCAACTCCATCGATGCCGACGGCACCAAGGACGGTTACGACATCCCGCTGATGACGGCGGTCTGTGACGCCGTCTCGACGCCCGTAATCGCGTCGTCGGGATGTGGGAGCCCGGCTGATATGGAGGAAGTGTTCGTCGAGGCCGGTGCAGACGCTGGGCTCGCCGCCTCTATCTTCCACTTCGGCGAGTACTCCATCGCCGAGACGAAGGCGTACCTCGACAGCAAGGGCATCCCTGTCCGGTTGTAG
- a CDS encoding DUF7344 domain-containing protein, with translation MSKRTEWQPLLRCLEDPLRRRLLVELLVEGQQTDDIDIPEDIELGGQDRETARIELEHVHLPLLDKRGYIEWDRDADLVTEGPAFDEIRPLLDLIESNRETLPDGWR, from the coding sequence ATGAGTAAGCGGACTGAGTGGCAACCGCTCTTACGCTGTCTCGAAGACCCGTTGCGACGACGCCTCCTGGTCGAATTGCTCGTAGAGGGCCAACAGACCGACGATATCGATATCCCGGAGGACATCGAGCTGGGAGGGCAGGACCGGGAGACGGCCCGGATCGAACTCGAACACGTTCACCTTCCGCTCCTGGACAAGCGGGGCTACATCGAGTGGGACCGCGACGCCGACCTCGTTACGGAGGGGCCGGCCTTCGACGAGATTCGACCACTGCTCGACCTCATCGAGTCCAACCGCGAAACCCTCCCGGACGGATGGCGGTAA
- a CDS encoding DNA-directed RNA polymerase subunit L, with the protein MDLRVIDKSDTELSLEIAGEDHTFMNVIKGALLETDGVTAATYDVNPEQSGGQTDPVLTIKTETDVDALDALEDGTDRVISKADAFTDAFESAA; encoded by the coding sequence ATGGACCTTCGCGTCATCGATAAATCCGACACGGAACTCTCGCTCGAGATCGCCGGCGAGGACCACACGTTCATGAACGTCATCAAGGGCGCGCTCCTGGAGACAGACGGCGTGACGGCGGCGACCTACGACGTGAACCCCGAACAGTCCGGGGGGCAGACCGACCCAGTCCTGACCATCAAGACCGAGACGGACGTCGACGCGCTCGACGCCCTCGAGGACGGCACGGACCGCGTCATCTCGAAGGCCGACGCGTTCACTGACGCCTTCGAGTCGGCGGCCTGA
- a CDS encoding PKD domain-containing protein yields MDSPERSRRYVLHLLGVGIAGSVAGCESESPAPGGPSNTKQTVVPSTDRPATETTAAAGDLPPGKLVPTDGDENDNFGNAVACSGDSALVGAIRDEAAAGSWSGATYVCAREGGQWSVGTKLTLSDGDEYDRFGNDVAIAGDYGLVGAFHDSDHGGKRAGAAYVFERTSDGEWTQQATLVPDDHQRRANFGSAVALDDARAVVGAAAASSENGEEAGAAYVFERADDAWTQRATLAPADGDEGDLFGTEVAQSGSVVAVGAPFDDDPNGRLGGSVYVFEVSDDDTWSEQATLVPDDGDTQDKFGRSLDLDGRRVVVGAPFDEDPNGEDAGSAYVFDGADGTWGLDAKLTYPDGIEGDQFGQAVAVAGDTVLVGGGAGPDFDAEHEGREMPGDGAGYVARFERHTDGWELESTLTAPDGDADDLFGVAVTLEGATALVGATGDEDPNGDGAGAAYVHKLDG; encoded by the coding sequence ATGGACAGCCCCGAACGGTCGCGCCGATACGTCCTCCACCTCCTCGGCGTGGGTATCGCGGGGTCCGTCGCCGGGTGTGAGAGCGAGTCCCCGGCCCCAGGCGGACCGAGCAACACCAAGCAGACGGTGGTTCCGTCGACGGACAGACCCGCCACGGAGACGACGGCGGCCGCCGGCGACCTGCCGCCCGGGAAACTCGTCCCCACTGACGGCGACGAGAACGACAACTTCGGAAACGCCGTCGCCTGCTCGGGAGACAGCGCGCTCGTGGGTGCGATTCGCGACGAAGCCGCCGCTGGCAGCTGGTCAGGCGCCACTTACGTCTGCGCACGGGAGGGAGGGCAGTGGTCGGTCGGGACGAAGCTCACCCTCTCGGATGGCGACGAATACGACAGGTTCGGAAACGACGTCGCTATCGCCGGTGACTACGGCCTTGTCGGTGCCTTTCACGACAGCGACCACGGCGGAAAGCGGGCGGGTGCAGCCTACGTCTTCGAGCGTACGAGCGACGGTGAGTGGACCCAGCAGGCCACGCTCGTCCCCGACGACCACCAGCGGCGAGCCAACTTCGGCAGTGCCGTCGCGCTCGACGATGCGCGTGCTGTCGTCGGCGCGGCCGCGGCGTCGAGCGAGAACGGCGAGGAGGCAGGGGCAGCCTACGTCTTCGAACGAGCGGACGACGCCTGGACCCAGCGGGCCACGCTCGCTCCGGCGGACGGCGACGAGGGCGACCTCTTCGGCACCGAGGTGGCCCAGTCCGGGTCCGTCGTCGCCGTCGGCGCGCCGTTCGACGATGACCCCAACGGGCGACTGGGTGGGTCGGTGTACGTCTTCGAGGTGTCGGACGACGATACCTGGAGCGAGCAGGCCACGCTCGTCCCCGACGACGGCGACACGCAGGACAAGTTCGGTCGGAGCCTCGACCTCGACGGGCGGCGTGTGGTCGTGGGCGCGCCGTTCGACGAGGACCCGAACGGCGAGGACGCCGGGTCCGCGTACGTTTTCGACGGGGCTGACGGTACCTGGGGACTCGACGCGAAACTCACGTACCCGGACGGCATCGAGGGCGACCAGTTCGGCCAGGCGGTCGCCGTGGCCGGCGACACGGTGCTCGTCGGTGGGGGTGCCGGCCCGGACTTCGACGCCGAGCACGAGGGCCGGGAGATGCCCGGCGACGGGGCCGGCTACGTGGCTCGGTTCGAGCGACACACCGACGGCTGGGAACTCGAATCGACGCTCACCGCCCCGGACGGGGACGCAGATGACCTATTCGGCGTCGCGGTCACCCTCGAGGGAGCGACAGCGCTGGTCGGTGCGACCGGTGACGAGGACCCGAACGGGGACGGGGCCGGGGCCGCGTACGTCCACAAACTCGACGGGTGA
- a CDS encoding C2H2-type zinc finger protein produces MSDRESDGIDAVTAVEEAYAVPEDAPTYECPYCGRPFARESWLALHRGLDHPGDLDDAEVKAFREAHADEEASLGTFRLKALGSLILLYFGLLMVYALV; encoded by the coding sequence ATGAGCGACCGCGAATCAGACGGCATCGACGCCGTCACGGCGGTCGAGGAGGCCTACGCCGTCCCCGAAGACGCACCGACCTACGAGTGTCCCTACTGCGGGCGACCGTTCGCCCGCGAGTCCTGGCTCGCGCTCCACCGCGGCCTGGATCACCCCGGCGACCTCGACGACGCGGAGGTCAAGGCGTTCCGCGAGGCCCACGCCGACGAGGAGGCGTCGCTGGGGACCTTCCGGCTGAAGGCGCTGGGCTCGCTCATCCTGCTGTACTTCGGGCTCTTGATGGTGTACGCGCTGGTCTAA